The Streptomyces sp. DH-12 genome has a window encoding:
- the ngcE gene encoding N-acetylglucosamine/diacetylchitobiose ABC transporter substrate-binding protein: protein MGSTSVGSNGTGDTSGVGRRDLIKRSAALGLLSVPTMSFLSACASGGGGEDDSGDNKGETTESNPFGVKEGSKLDIVIFKGGYGDDYAKAWEASFEKKWGVTSVHTGTQEITGKLQPRFNAGNPPDIVDDSGAQQIPIDVLYRNGQLLDLAEVLDAPSIDDPGTKVRDTLIPGTLDTGMQEGKVVALNYIYTVWGLWYSGKLFQEKGWEPPKTWADFLAVCADAKAQGIGGLAHQGKFPYYINVAIMDLIAKKGGLDAMKAIDNLDPKAFVGSDAATEAIEAIYEVVEKGYLMPGTNGLTHTESQTRWNQYKAAFITSGSWLENEQLKTTPDDFDMKFLPMPLLPGSALPFEAIRAGSGEPFIIPSKARNQPAAKEFMRMMLSREWSTLFAKEANSLTILKDGVDPGVELRPGTQSTVEATKAAGDNTFRYLYTEWYSEMGAAIENASNELMARRIQPKEWLKRAQAAVDKQAKDPASKKNRRD, encoded by the coding sequence ATGGGATCCACTTCCGTCGGCAGCAACGGCACCGGTGACACGAGTGGTGTGGGGCGCCGTGACCTGATCAAACGGTCCGCCGCACTCGGCCTGCTGTCCGTCCCCACGATGAGCTTCCTGTCCGCCTGTGCCAGCGGCGGCGGCGGGGAGGACGACTCCGGTGACAACAAGGGCGAGACGACCGAATCCAACCCCTTCGGCGTCAAGGAAGGCAGCAAACTCGACATCGTCATCTTCAAGGGCGGTTACGGCGACGACTACGCGAAAGCCTGGGAAGCCTCGTTCGAGAAGAAATGGGGAGTGACGTCGGTCCACACCGGCACCCAGGAGATCACGGGCAAGCTCCAGCCCCGCTTCAACGCCGGCAACCCGCCGGACATCGTCGACGACTCCGGCGCCCAGCAGATCCCGATCGACGTGCTGTACAGGAACGGCCAGCTCCTGGACCTCGCCGAGGTGCTGGACGCCCCGTCGATCGACGACCCCGGCACCAAGGTGCGCGACACCCTCATCCCCGGCACGCTCGACACCGGCATGCAGGAGGGCAAGGTCGTCGCCCTCAACTACATCTACACGGTGTGGGGCCTGTGGTACTCCGGCAAGCTCTTCCAGGAGAAGGGCTGGGAGCCGCCGAAGACCTGGGCGGACTTCCTCGCCGTCTGCGCGGACGCCAAGGCGCAGGGCATCGGCGGCCTCGCCCACCAGGGCAAGTTCCCGTACTACATCAACGTCGCCATCATGGACCTGATCGCCAAGAAGGGCGGCCTGGACGCCATGAAGGCGATCGACAACCTCGACCCCAAGGCGTTCGTCGGCTCCGACGCCGCCACGGAGGCCATCGAGGCGATCTACGAGGTCGTGGAGAAGGGCTACTTGATGCCCGGCACCAACGGCCTGACCCACACCGAGTCGCAGACCCGCTGGAACCAGTACAAGGCCGCGTTCATCACCAGCGGCTCCTGGCTCGAGAACGAGCAGCTCAAGACGACGCCGGACGACTTCGACATGAAGTTCCTGCCGATGCCGCTGCTGCCCGGCAGCGCCCTGCCGTTCGAGGCGATCCGGGCCGGCTCCGGCGAGCCCTTCATCATCCCGTCCAAGGCCAGGAACCAGCCCGCGGCCAAGGAGTTCATGCGGATGATGCTCTCCAGGGAGTGGTCGACGCTGTTCGCCAAGGAGGCCAACTCGCTGACCATCCTCAAGGACGGCGTCGACCCCGGCGTCGAGCTGCGGCCGGGCACCCAGTCCACGGTCGAGGCGACCAAGGCGGCCGGCGACAACACCTTCCGCTACCTGTACACCGAGTGGTACAGCGAGATGGGCGCCGCCATCGAGAACGCCTCCAACGAGCTGATGGCCCGGCGCATCCAGCCCAAGGAATGGCTCAAGCGGGCCCAGGCCGCGGTCGACAAGCAGGCCAAGGACCCGGCCTCGAAGAAGAACCGCCGCGACTGA
- a CDS encoding carbohydrate ABC transporter permease, producing the protein MSAPLKETAPAGDSTPPPPPVSKGAVRPGDRRGEGVVLNVFSHGFLAVWAVLIVLPLLWLVLSSFKTDAQIGASAFGWPQNWDLGVFSRAWEKGIGDYFTSTVIVLVISVPLTMLFGSMAAYVLARYEFRGNRLLYYFFVAGAMFPVFLALVPLFFMVKRLDMLNTYHGLALVYVAYSLPFTVFFMHAFFRTLPTAVFEAAILDGASHTRTFFQVMLPMAKPGLISVGIFNTLGQWNQYILPTVLMQPQSGDDPERYVLTQGLIQLQQQQGYASDLPVLFAGVTIAMVPMLVVYLSFQRQVQAGLTSATLK; encoded by the coding sequence ATGAGCGCACCCCTGAAGGAAACCGCCCCCGCCGGCGACTCCACCCCGCCCCCGCCCCCGGTGAGCAAGGGCGCCGTCCGCCCCGGCGACCGGCGCGGCGAGGGCGTGGTGCTGAACGTCTTCTCGCACGGCTTCCTCGCCGTGTGGGCGGTGCTGATCGTGCTGCCGCTGCTGTGGCTGGTGCTGAGCAGTTTCAAGACCGACGCGCAGATCGGCGCCTCGGCCTTCGGCTGGCCGCAGAACTGGGACCTCGGCGTCTTCTCCCGCGCCTGGGAGAAGGGCATCGGCGACTACTTCACCAGCACCGTGATCGTGCTGGTGATCTCGGTGCCGCTGACCATGCTGTTCGGCTCGATGGCCGCCTACGTGCTGGCCCGCTACGAGTTCCGGGGCAACCGCCTGCTGTACTACTTCTTCGTCGCGGGCGCGATGTTCCCCGTGTTCCTCGCCCTCGTGCCGCTGTTCTTCATGGTCAAGCGGCTCGACATGCTGAACACCTACCACGGCCTGGCCCTGGTGTACGTGGCCTACTCGCTGCCGTTCACGGTGTTCTTCATGCACGCCTTCTTCCGGACCCTGCCCACGGCGGTCTTCGAGGCGGCGATCCTGGACGGCGCCTCGCACACCCGGACGTTCTTCCAGGTCATGCTGCCGATGGCCAAGCCCGGACTGATCAGCGTCGGGATCTTCAACACGCTCGGCCAGTGGAACCAGTACATCCTGCCGACCGTGCTGATGCAGCCGCAGAGCGGTGACGACCCGGAGCGCTACGTGCTCACCCAGGGCCTCATCCAGCTCCAGCAGCAGCAGGGCTACGCCTCCGACCTGCCGGTGCTCTTCGCCGGCGTGACCATCGCCATGGTGCCCATGCTGGTGGTCTACCTGTCCTTCCAGCGGCAGGTGCAGGCCGGCCTCACCTCCGCCACCTTGAAGTAA
- a CDS encoding sugar ABC transporter permease gives MRTGQHRFVAGFLLFPVALYLIFVIWPYIQTFGYSLTDWKGQSQTFEFIGLDNYTTLFEDDIFMGAIWHNILFLVFIPVITILLALFFAFMLNAGGRGRSGGVSGVAGSKYYRVIYFFPQVLSLAILAVLFGAVYRSDGGGMLNGLLIELGLVDASNPVEWLNEPDVVLWALMAVVVWHGVGFYLVLFSAAMQSIPKDIYEAALIDGASRTQSFFRITLPLLWDSVQTAWVYLGIAAMDMFILVSTMTAGDYGGGPDHHSEVMSTVMMRNFLLYGRSGYACAMGVVMLLLTLIVSVVMLRATRRERIEF, from the coding sequence ATGCGCACAGGGCAGCACCGGTTCGTCGCGGGATTTCTCCTCTTTCCCGTGGCGCTCTATCTGATCTTCGTGATCTGGCCGTACATCCAGACCTTCGGCTATTCGCTGACCGACTGGAAGGGACAGTCGCAGACCTTCGAGTTCATCGGCCTGGACAACTACACGACGTTGTTCGAGGACGACATCTTCATGGGTGCCATCTGGCACAACATCCTGTTCCTGGTGTTCATCCCGGTGATCACCATTCTGCTCGCGCTGTTCTTCGCGTTCATGCTGAACGCGGGCGGACGCGGCCGTTCCGGAGGGGTCTCCGGAGTCGCCGGATCGAAGTACTACCGGGTGATCTATTTCTTCCCGCAGGTGCTGTCGCTGGCGATTCTCGCCGTCCTCTTCGGCGCCGTCTACCGCAGCGACGGCGGCGGCATGCTGAACGGCCTCCTGATCGAACTCGGACTGGTCGACGCGAGCAATCCGGTGGAATGGCTCAACGAGCCGGACGTCGTGCTGTGGGCCCTCATGGCGGTCGTCGTCTGGCACGGCGTCGGCTTCTATCTGGTGCTTTTCTCCGCGGCCATGCAGTCCATTCCCAAGGACATCTACGAGGCCGCCCTGATCGACGGGGCGAGCCGCACCCAGTCGTTCTTCCGCATCACCCTGCCGCTGCTCTGGGACTCCGTGCAGACCGCCTGGGTCTACCTCGGCATCGCGGCGATGGACATGTTCATCCTGGTCTCCACCATGACCGCCGGCGACTACGGCGGCGGACCCGACCACCACAGCGAGGTCATGTCCACCGTGATGATGCGCAACTTCCTGCTGTACGGCCGCAGCGGCTACGCCTGCGCCATGGGCGTGGTCATGCTGCTCCTCACCCTGATCGTGTCCGTGGTCATGCTGCGCGCCACCCGTCGCGAGCGCATCGAGTTCTGA